The genome window TACTGAATAGCTTCATAACGCTGGGATATTGTTTCCGGCTGTACAGCGGAAAGTATTACATGATTGCTGTCTGTTATTATGATTGAGCGTGTTTTACGCCCGTGCGTGGCGTCTACAAGATATCGGTTATCCCTTGCTTCATCTTTCAAACGCTTAATCGGCGCAGAATTGGGAGAAATAATCGTGACTATCCTTTCAGCAACAACTGTATTCCCAAAACCGATATTCAATAGATTTTTTTCCATGTAATAAGCTCCTGATTTTTTATTCTACATTCTGGACTTGTTCTCTTAATTTTTCAAGCTCTGATTTTACTTCAACAATAATATGTGATATTTTTGAATTATATGCCTTTGACCCCATTGTATTAAATTCCCTGTTAAGCTCCTGTAAGAGGAAATTAAGCTTTCTACCTGCCGGGTCATCAGAATCCATAATTGTAATGAACTGTTCGATATGGCTTTTTGCCCTGACAATCTCTTCGGAAATATCACTTTTATCAGCAAGGAAGGAAGCTTCCTGGGCTATACGGCCAGGATCGATTTCAACCACTCCTTTTGTTAAAATAGCTATTCGTTCTTTAAGACGTTCCTGGTAAAAGGGGATTAAATCGACGGATTCATTCTCTATTTTATCTATAAAGTCGCTTAAATATTGGAGCCGCTTTTTAAAATCATCGGCAATAAAATCTCCTTCTCTTTGCCGCATTATATCAATATCCAAAAGCGCCCCATTGACAGCTTTGTCTATAATTATCCCTTCTTCCGCCAGATCTGTTTCTACCTCGGAGGGCTTTATCATCTCACCGGTACCGAGCAGAATTTCCAGTGATATTTCGCCTGGAAGGTCAAGAAGGTTTTTTAATTTAACAAGCGCTGCATGATATGACTTTGCCTTACCGGTATTAACATCAAAATCATAAATGTTCTCCGACGTGTTGATAACCCGTAAATTGATTTCTATACGTCCCCTTGATATCTTTTTTGAAATAAGGTCTTTAATTTTGCTTTCAAAACGTCTGTGTAAATATGAGGTTCTCAGAGCCATATCGAGG of Desulfosarcina sp. BuS5 contains these proteins:
- a CDS encoding YicC/YloC family endoribonuclease, with the protein product MIKSMTGFADYKIDAKDISVFVEIRSYNSKHLDMALRTSYLHRRFESKIKDLISKKISRGRIEINLRVINTSENIYDFDVNTGKAKSYHAALVKLKNLLDLPGEISLEILLGTGEMIKPSEVETDLAEEGIIIDKAVNGALLDIDIMRQREGDFIADDFKKRLQYLSDFIDKIENESVDLIPFYQERLKERIAILTKGVVEIDPGRIAQEASFLADKSDISEEIVRAKSHIEQFITIMDSDDPAGRKLNFLLQELNREFNTMGSKAYNSKISHIIVEVKSELEKLREQVQNVE
- a CDS encoding DUF370 domain-containing protein encodes the protein MEKNLLNIGFGNTVVAERIVTIISPNSAPIKRLKDEARDNRYLVDATHGRKTRSIIITDSNHVILSAVQPETISQRYEAIQ